The Leifsonia sp. ZF2019 DNA segment GAAGCTGGTAATGCTCTGATCACGATGTCCACTCCGCCCACCTTCGCGGCGCTCTCGCGGAGCGTCGGGAGCACCTCGTACGCAGCTGCTTTGAGCCGCCGGCGCACGAGGTTGCGGTGCACGGCGTTGCCGACCGTCTTGCTCACGATAAAACCGAATCGCACCACGTCGGGGTCGGCAGTGGGA contains these protein-coding regions:
- the rnpA gene encoding ribonuclease P protein component gives rise to the protein MLAKANRITRGADYRATVRRGARFTAENTIAYVRPTADPDVVRFGFIVSKTVGNAVHRNLVRRRLKAAAYEVLPTLRESAAKVGGVDIVIRALPASAEARWATLHEEVTRAVSRYLRRSSTR